In one Bradyrhizobium sp. 4 genomic region, the following are encoded:
- a CDS encoding DUF892 family protein → MYHHVKKLMFTVRVDEPDPRFGNMLLEQFGGANGELAAAMQYSIQGLNCEDPDRKDLLMDIGTEELSHLEVVGTLARMHLKPSKFDRQAAEADPLIAIAGGGGVNLFNSQGNAWTADYLKITGELDVDLRSNIAAEARAKIVYERLINFCDDAGSKDALQFLMTREITHMKAFALALESMGKPAFSIGRIAPTPGLVDQFFNDSTGAGDHGEIDTRGPWNEGGDWVFTESPAIQAGEPGPASAIVTESSPPADEAGLGDLLINELRDILHAEKQLTKALPKMAEAARFDQLRELFEQHLAETEAQVERINECFEMLGKSARAKPCKGMMGLVEEGQEVMAEGEDKEDAAADLALIGAAQRVEHYEIAGYTTARNLAQQLRHSAIVALLSKSLAEEENADQLLNQVARSLMSVAKMPAAVEQTE, encoded by the coding sequence ATGTATCACCACGTCAAGAAGCTGATGTTCACCGTGCGCGTCGACGAGCCGGATCCCCGCTTCGGCAACATGCTGCTGGAGCAGTTCGGCGGCGCCAATGGCGAGCTCGCTGCCGCGATGCAGTACTCGATCCAGGGATTGAACTGCGAGGATCCCGATCGCAAGGACCTGCTGATGGACATCGGCACCGAAGAGCTCAGCCATCTGGAAGTGGTCGGCACGCTGGCGCGGATGCATCTCAAGCCGTCGAAGTTCGACCGCCAGGCAGCCGAAGCCGATCCCCTCATCGCCATCGCGGGCGGCGGCGGGGTCAATCTCTTCAACTCCCAGGGCAATGCCTGGACCGCCGACTATCTGAAGATCACCGGCGAGCTCGACGTCGATCTGCGCAGCAACATCGCCGCAGAGGCGCGGGCCAAGATCGTCTACGAGCGGCTGATCAATTTCTGCGACGACGCCGGCAGCAAGGACGCGCTGCAGTTCCTGATGACCCGCGAGATCACGCACATGAAGGCGTTCGCGCTCGCGCTCGAGAGCATGGGCAAGCCGGCGTTCAGCATCGGCCGCATCGCCCCGACACCCGGCCTCGTGGATCAGTTCTTCAACGATTCTACCGGCGCCGGTGATCATGGCGAGATCGACACGCGCGGACCGTGGAACGAGGGCGGCGACTGGGTCTTCACGGAGTCGCCGGCGATTCAGGCGGGCGAACCGGGTCCGGCCTCGGCCATCGTCACCGAGAGTTCGCCACCCGCAGACGAAGCCGGTCTGGGCGATCTGCTCATCAACGAGCTGCGCGATATCCTGCATGCCGAGAAGCAATTGACCAAGGCGCTTCCCAAGATGGCGGAGGCCGCCCGCTTCGACCAATTGCGTGAGCTGTTCGAGCAGCATCTCGCCGAGACCGAAGCGCAGGTCGAACGCATCAACGAATGCTTCGAAATGCTCGGTAAATCCGCCCGCGCCAAGCCCTGCAAGGGCATGATGGGCTTGGTCGAGGAGGGCCAGGAAGTCATGGCCGAGGGCGAGGACAAGGAGGACGCGGCGGCCGACCTCGCCCTGATCGGCGCAGCGCAACGCGTCGAGCATTACGAGATCGCAGGCTACACTACTGCGCGCAACCTCGCCCAGCAGCTGCGCCACAGTGCGATCGTCGCCCTGCTGTCGAAATCGCTGGCCGAGGAGGAGAACGCCGATCAGCTCCTCAACCAGGTGGCCCGCTCGCTGATGTCGGTGGCGAAAATGCCCGCGGCGGTCGAGCAGACCGAATGA
- the glgA gene encoding glycogen synthase GlgA, which yields MRILFATPEVSDFIQVGGLAAVSAALPRALRDFADVRVIIPGYPAVLRGLQDLTTVGRCQPFAALPAFAIDLGHTADGMTYYVVRCPALYERDGTPYADGRGADWGDNNVRFATFSYAAAQVARGLVDKDWAADLVHANDWQCALIPGYLEWHYAHIPTVFTIHNLAYQGVFDRSSLAPLGIPEASFNIDGVEFYNRLSFIKAGLVYASHLTTVSQTYAREITTVEYGCGLEGLLRQRADRNQLSGILNGIDESWDPRTCRSLFQPFGAGDWAERSLNADDVREQFGLAVSRGPLFALVARLVHQKGVDLVIESAQAIIDAGGQIVVTGKGEPQFEEALLQAQVRAPRSIGVKIGFDDAEARKIFAGSDFTLMPSRFEPCGLSQMYAQRFGSLPIGHRTGGLAETIVDGETGFLFDRASAPGFLGSLCRAFSTFGMKDRLDHMRRAAMAQAFSWTQSAKSYAAIYKSSI from the coding sequence ATGCGGATCCTTTTCGCGACGCCCGAAGTATCAGACTTCATTCAAGTGGGTGGACTTGCCGCCGTCTCGGCGGCTCTCCCGCGCGCCTTGCGCGACTTTGCCGACGTCCGCGTCATCATCCCCGGCTACCCGGCCGTCCTGCGCGGATTACAAGACCTTACGACCGTCGGACGATGCCAACCTTTCGCGGCCCTTCCGGCCTTTGCCATCGATCTTGGGCATACCGCCGACGGCATGACCTATTACGTCGTCCGGTGCCCGGCGTTGTACGAACGAGACGGCACGCCCTATGCCGATGGCCGCGGAGCTGATTGGGGCGACAACAATGTCCGGTTCGCAACCTTCTCTTATGCCGCAGCGCAGGTTGCGAGAGGCTTGGTCGACAAGGATTGGGCCGCGGATCTCGTTCATGCCAATGACTGGCAATGTGCGCTGATCCCCGGTTATCTGGAATGGCACTACGCGCACATTCCAACTGTGTTCACGATCCACAATCTCGCCTATCAAGGCGTCTTCGACCGCAGCTCCCTCGCGCCGCTGGGCATCCCAGAAGCGAGCTTCAACATCGACGGCGTGGAATTCTACAATCGCCTGTCCTTCATCAAGGCCGGCCTGGTCTACGCTTCCCACCTGACGACGGTGAGCCAGACCTATGCCCGCGAGATCACCACCGTCGAGTACGGCTGCGGTCTCGAAGGGCTGTTGCGGCAACGGGCCGATCGCAACCAGCTTTCCGGCATCTTAAACGGAATCGACGAGAGCTGGGATCCTCGCACCTGCCGCTCGTTGTTCCAGCCGTTCGGCGCTGGTGACTGGGCCGAACGGTCGTTGAATGCGGACGATGTGAGGGAACAGTTCGGACTGGCGGTCTCGAGAGGTCCCCTGTTCGCGCTCGTGGCGCGTCTGGTGCACCAGAAGGGCGTCGACCTCGTCATCGAGAGTGCGCAAGCGATCATCGACGCCGGCGGCCAGATTGTCGTGACAGGCAAGGGCGAACCGCAATTCGAGGAGGCGCTGCTGCAGGCGCAGGTGCGCGCGCCGCGCTCGATCGGCGTGAAGATCGGCTTCGACGACGCCGAGGCACGAAAGATATTCGCCGGCAGCGACTTTACCCTGATGCCGTCGCGCTTCGAACCCTGCGGGCTGAGCCAGATGTACGCCCAGCGCTTCGGCTCGCTGCCGATCGGCCATCGCACCGGCGGGCTCGCCGAGACGATCGTGGACGGCGAGACCGGCTTCCTGTTCGACCGCGCGTCGGCCCCCGGCTTCCTTGGAAGCCTTTGCCGGGCCTTTTCCACCTTCGGCATGAAGGACCGCCTCGATCACATGCGCCGCGCGGCCATGGCGCAGGCCTTCAGTTGGACCCAGTCGGCCAAGTCGTACGCAGCCATCTACAAATCTTCGATCTAG
- a CDS encoding DUF3750 domain-containing protein yields the protein MILFLLLIFLPIGVSAGRYYLRGDGRGNWQTADRSSAGLLPPASANPDALIRVFAARTVRWRSIFAVHTWIVVKEKGAATYSRYDYTGWGDPIRSNGFAPDGRWFGALPETVVAVDGARAEALIPKIRSVIENYKFRAYGDYSAWPGPNSNTFVQAALDAVPELRAVLPPTAIGKDFPYSGRWAGITASGTGLYASLSGYLGMTIGWVEGVEINFLGAVLGLDIRRPALKLPGIGRLGVAAGA from the coding sequence TTGATTCTGTTCCTGCTGCTGATCTTCCTGCCGATCGGCGTGTCGGCCGGCCGCTATTATTTGCGCGGCGACGGCCGCGGCAATTGGCAGACGGCGGATCGCTCCAGCGCCGGCCTGCTGCCGCCCGCATCCGCCAATCCCGACGCGCTGATCCGCGTGTTCGCCGCGCGCACGGTGCGCTGGCGCAGTATTTTTGCCGTCCACACCTGGATCGTCGTCAAGGAGAAGGGCGCCGCCACTTACAGCCGATACGACTACACGGGCTGGGGCGACCCGATTCGCAGCAACGGCTTTGCCCCCGACGGCCGCTGGTTCGGCGCCCTCCCGGAAACCGTCGTCGCCGTCGACGGCGCGCGGGCCGAAGCGCTAATTCCCAAGATCCGTTCCGTCATCGAGAATTACAAGTTCCGGGCCTATGGCGACTACAGTGCCTGGCCGGGACCGAATTCCAACACCTTCGTGCAGGCCGCGCTGGACGCCGTTCCCGAGCTGCGCGCGGTGCTGCCGCCGACCGCCATCGGCAAGGACTTTCCCTACAGCGGACGCTGGGCCGGCATCACGGCGTCCGGCACCGGGCTCTACGCCTCGCTGTCGGGCTATCTCGGCATGACCATCGGCTGGGTCGAAGGGGTAGAGATCAATTTCCTCGGCGCGGTGCTCGGCCTCGACATCCGCCGCCCCGCGCTGAAGCTTCCAGGCATCGGCCGCCTGGGTGTCGCGGCCGGCGCGTAA
- a CDS encoding DUF2934 domain-containing protein, with protein MPEPTDHDIRERAHWLWERAGKPEGREEEFWHAAEQELRNEDKSNPMRTPDTL; from the coding sequence ATGCCTGAGCCGACCGATCACGACATCAGAGAACGTGCGCACTGGCTTTGGGAGCGAGCTGGCAAGCCGGAAGGCCGCGAGGAAGAGTTCTGGCACGCGGCCGAGCAGGAGTTGCGCAACGAGGACAAGTCGAACCCAATGCGGACGCCGGATACGCTGTGA
- a CDS encoding DEAD/DEAH box helicase, whose protein sequence is MLALHLLDHWEKSGRDGLVFLCDDESRAERLGGVIHALDPSVDVLVFPRLNTLPFDGLEPSREIAGRRSSVLRRLAKAKKPVFLVSTAEAIMERLPLPASWSRSSLTLKVGAPYSGPELETRLEALGYDLDEEAEYPGGVLFHGKTFEVFPAGALAPFRIEHSGDTIRKIVAVDPIEHEVVYETAELIIDPMSERIALGATRGQRATLPDYCSRARWIADAGVSAHAESWLGTIEDAAGRRDAEREYLGQADWKQLKKRISVLPRKAAFISTPEFSKLASPRKALRAFVADMQRGGSRLLFVAAVEDDLRAMERMSGIKAERLADWSEVTKARSREGALLADFDAGFIGAGRKPLVVVTASDVLGSRAHHPQPMARAWNPAFDHPDVPEKGAAIVHLQRGLAVLDGLQTLDMGKGSRREMIRLKFAGDNAVLVPPSDLAVIWPYAGEPGKLTLDKADGSSWWARRTEAEAEIQVAAKALAKHISQRLRRRAPKLVPPGPAYEKFVARFPYFTTVDQGQAIQDVLDDLAAGHPMDRVICGDVGFGKTEVALRAAAAVALSGKQVAIAAPTTVLARQHVETFRKRFGPLGIEVGSLSRASSGPETRETKEGLRRGTLKVVVGTQALAAKDVKFADLGLVIIDEEQHFGAAEKAKLSSLAKGAHSLWMSATPIPRTLAAGLAGFRDLSVIASPPVHRLPIVTRIAPLSDAAIAAALLRERRRHGQSFLICPRIQDLEPMLARVQSVAPELRIVCLHGRLPVDEIDDRMMSFVDGEADVLLATNIVESGLDIPRANTIVVCWPEKFGLAQLHQLRGRVGRGGTRAFAHLLTESTSEQSEKRLAVLEEFSKPGAGFAISERDLDLRGAGDLFSEQQSGHVQVFGPVLYSHLLKRASERGSDTGADLWVPDLNMPLADMLPEGYVQSEAVRLEIYGRAARCRSDDDLEDLEEEISRRFGRLPPEARDFFASARLRIDCKRRGIVRLDVGPEAVAATFLPGRLRKFRGKSEGQLLQRDGDRVVYAGRRDQDPFKRVEEFLDPLDA, encoded by the coding sequence ATGCTGGCGCTGCATCTGCTCGATCACTGGGAGAAGTCCGGCCGCGACGGCCTCGTCTTCCTCTGCGATGACGAGAGCAGGGCAGAGCGGCTGGGCGGCGTAATCCACGCCCTCGATCCCTCGGTCGACGTGCTGGTGTTTCCGCGCCTGAACACGCTGCCCTTCGACGGCCTCGAGCCCTCCCGCGAGATCGCGGGCCGGCGCAGCTCGGTGCTGCGGCGTCTCGCCAAGGCAAAGAAACCCGTCTTCCTGGTGTCGACCGCGGAAGCGATCATGGAACGGCTGCCGCTGCCGGCGAGCTGGTCGCGGTCGAGCCTCACGCTGAAGGTGGGCGCACCCTATTCCGGGCCCGAGCTGGAGACGCGGCTGGAAGCTCTCGGCTACGATCTCGACGAAGAGGCGGAGTATCCGGGCGGCGTCCTGTTCCATGGCAAGACGTTCGAAGTGTTTCCCGCCGGCGCGCTCGCTCCCTTCCGGATCGAGCATTCCGGAGACACGATCCGCAAGATCGTCGCGGTCGATCCCATCGAGCACGAGGTCGTCTACGAGACCGCCGAATTGATCATCGATCCCATGTCCGAACGGATCGCGCTGGGAGCTACGCGCGGACAACGGGCGACGCTACCTGATTATTGCAGCCGCGCGCGATGGATCGCGGATGCCGGGGTATCGGCCCACGCCGAGAGCTGGCTGGGCACGATCGAGGACGCCGCCGGCCGCAGGGACGCGGAGCGCGAGTATCTGGGGCAGGCGGACTGGAAGCAGCTGAAGAAGCGCATCAGCGTGCTGCCGCGCAAGGCCGCCTTCATCTCGACGCCGGAGTTCTCGAAGCTGGCTTCGCCGCGCAAGGCGCTTCGCGCCTTTGTCGCCGATATGCAGCGCGGCGGATCGCGGCTGCTGTTCGTCGCGGCCGTCGAGGACGACCTTCGCGCGATGGAACGCATGAGCGGCATCAAGGCGGAGCGCCTGGCCGATTGGAGCGAGGTGACGAAGGCACGGAGCCGCGAAGGCGCGCTGCTGGCCGATTTCGACGCGGGGTTCATTGGCGCCGGCCGCAAGCCGCTTGTCGTCGTGACCGCGTCCGACGTGCTCGGCAGCCGGGCCCATCATCCCCAGCCGATGGCGCGCGCCTGGAACCCGGCGTTCGATCATCCCGACGTGCCCGAAAAGGGCGCCGCCATTGTCCATCTGCAACGCGGGCTCGCCGTGCTCGACGGCTTGCAGACCCTGGACATGGGCAAGGGATCGCGACGCGAGATGATCAGGCTCAAATTCGCGGGCGACAATGCCGTGCTCGTACCGCCGTCCGATCTTGCCGTGATCTGGCCTTATGCCGGCGAGCCCGGCAAGCTGACGCTGGACAAGGCGGACGGCAGCAGCTGGTGGGCGCGGCGCACCGAGGCGGAAGCGGAAATCCAGGTCGCCGCCAAGGCGCTCGCCAAACACATCAGCCAGCGCCTCCGCCGTCGCGCACCCAAACTGGTGCCGCCGGGGCCGGCTTACGAAAAATTCGTCGCACGGTTCCCCTATTTCACAACAGTGGACCAGGGCCAAGCGATTCAAGACGTCCTCGACGATCTTGCGGCGGGCCATCCCATGGACAGGGTGATCTGCGGTGACGTCGGCTTCGGCAAGACCGAGGTCGCGCTGCGGGCGGCGGCCGCCGTGGCGCTGTCCGGCAAGCAGGTGGCGATCGCGGCGCCGACCACAGTGCTGGCGCGGCAGCATGTCGAAACCTTCCGCAAACGGTTCGGCCCTCTCGGCATCGAGGTGGGAAGCCTCTCGCGGGCCAGTTCAGGCCCGGAGACGCGAGAGACCAAGGAGGGGCTGCGGCGCGGCACGCTGAAAGTCGTGGTCGGCACGCAGGCGCTTGCGGCAAAGGACGTGAAGTTCGCCGATCTTGGCCTCGTCATCATCGACGAAGAGCAGCATTTCGGGGCGGCGGAGAAGGCGAAGCTTTCAAGCCTCGCCAAGGGGGCTCATTCGCTGTGGATGAGCGCCACGCCGATCCCGCGCACGCTCGCGGCGGGACTTGCCGGCTTCAGGGACCTCAGCGTGATTGCCTCGCCGCCGGTTCATCGCCTTCCCATCGTGACCAGGATCGCGCCGCTGTCGGACGCTGCCATTGCCGCCGCGCTGCTCCGCGAGCGCAGGCGGCATGGTCAGAGCTTCCTGATCTGCCCGCGCATCCAGGATCTGGAGCCGATGCTGGCCCGTGTGCAATCGGTGGCGCCGGAGCTGCGCATCGTCTGTCTTCACGGCAGACTGCCCGTGGACGAGATCGACGACCGCATGATGAGTTTCGTCGACGGCGAGGCGGATGTGCTGCTGGCGACCAATATCGTGGAAAGCGGTCTCGATATTCCACGCGCGAACACCATCGTGGTGTGCTGGCCCGAAAAGTTCGGGCTTGCACAGTTGCATCAGCTCAGGGGACGGGTGGGACGCGGCGGCACGCGCGCGTTTGCTCATTTGCTGACGGAATCGACCTCGGAGCAGTCCGAGAAACGTCTGGCGGTGCTGGAGGAGTTCAGCAAGCCGGGTGCCGGCTTTGCGATCAGCGAGCGCGACCTCGACCTCAGGGGCGCCGGCGATCTGTTTTCGGAACAGCAGTCCGGCCACGTCCAGGTGTTCGGACCCGTGCTCTACAGTCATCTGCTGAAGCGGGCGTCCGAGCGAGGCAGCGATACCGGCGCCGATCTGTGGGTCCCCGATCTCAATATGCCGTTGGCCGACATGCTGCCTGAAGGCTACGTGCAATCGGAAGCGGTCCGGCTCGAGATCTATGGCCGCGCTGCCAGGTGCCGAAGCGACGACGATCTGGAAGACCTGGAGGAGGAGATCTCGCGTCGTTTCGGCAGACTGCCGCCGGAGGCCCGCGACTTCTTCGCATCCGCCAGGCTCCGGATCGATTGCAAACGGCGCGGCATCGTCAGGCTCGATGTCGGGCCCGAGGCCGTCGCCGCGACGTTCCTGCCAGGGCGGCTGCGGAAATTCAGGGGGAAGTCGGAGGGCCAATTGCTGCAGCGCGACGGCGACCGCGTCGTCTACGCCGGTCGCCGTGATCAGGACCCGTTCAAACGCGTCGAGGAATTCCTCGACCCCCTCGACGCCTAG
- the glgX gene encoding glycogen debranching protein GlgX, with protein sequence MDQTVHSDDALTRAASSLRRSRISEGKPFPLGATWDGLGVNFALFSAHATKVELCLFDDSGETELERIELPEYTDEVWHGYLPSARPGTVYGYRVHGPYEPDAGHRFNPNKLVLDPYAKQLVGRLRWGPELFGYQLDHADKDLSYDERNSAPLMQKCRVIDPAFTWGAARKPEVPWERTIVYEMHVKGFTQLHPLVPDADRGTFSGLAHSEVPAYLRSLGITSAELLPIHAFVDDSYLVEKGLRNYWGYNSLAFFAPEPRYLKTPFANEFKTMVNQFHAHGIEVILDVVYNHTAEGNELGPTLSFKGIDNASYYRLLPDQRRYYINDTGTGNTVNLSHPRVLQLVADSLRYWATEMRVDGFRFDLATILAREPYGFDEGGGFLDACRQDPVLSSVKLIAEPWDIGPGGYQVGQFPPGWAEWNDKFRDTVRAFWKGDEGSIADFAKRVSGSGDLFNKRGRRPWASVNFVTAHDGFNLNDLVSYNDKHNEANGEDNRDGHSNNHSWNCGAEGPTDDPEIIALRERQKRNLLATMLLSHGTPMLLAGDEFGHTQHGNNNAYAQDNETTWLDWMGITANGRSLREFTRKLIATRKAFPILYRSRFLVGSHNEELDVKDVTWLAPSGEEMTTEQWQDGNAKCFALLLDGRAQETGIKRRGSDATMLLIYNAHHDVVNFTLPAVAEGRSWIGLIDTNQPEGQMPAFEFGHVYAMTGRSLVVFGLATENIATRRLRQGLGALLDVVEAPLPG encoded by the coding sequence ATGGATCAAACAGTACATTCGGATGACGCCCTGACGCGGGCGGCATCGAGCCTGCGCCGCTCCCGCATCAGCGAGGGCAAGCCGTTTCCGCTTGGCGCCACCTGGGACGGGCTCGGCGTCAATTTCGCGCTGTTTTCGGCCCATGCCACCAAGGTCGAGCTCTGCCTGTTCGACGACAGCGGCGAGACCGAACTGGAGCGGATCGAACTCCCGGAATATACCGACGAAGTCTGGCACGGCTATCTGCCCTCGGCCCGTCCCGGCACCGTCTATGGCTACCGCGTCCACGGCCCCTACGAACCCGACGCGGGACACCGCTTCAATCCCAACAAGCTCGTGCTCGATCCCTACGCCAAGCAGCTGGTCGGCCGGTTGCGTTGGGGACCGGAGCTGTTCGGCTACCAGCTCGACCATGCCGACAAGGATCTCTCCTACGACGAACGCAACAGCGCGCCCTTGATGCAGAAATGCCGTGTCATCGACCCGGCTTTCACCTGGGGCGCCGCGCGCAAGCCGGAAGTGCCATGGGAGCGGACGATCGTCTACGAGATGCACGTCAAGGGCTTTACCCAGCTGCATCCGCTGGTGCCCGACGCAGACCGCGGCACGTTCTCCGGTCTCGCGCACTCGGAAGTTCCGGCCTATCTGCGATCGCTTGGCATCACCAGTGCGGAATTGTTGCCGATCCATGCCTTCGTCGACGACAGCTACCTGGTCGAGAAAGGCCTGCGCAATTACTGGGGCTACAACTCCCTTGCCTTCTTCGCGCCGGAGCCGCGTTACCTCAAGACGCCGTTCGCGAACGAATTCAAGACCATGGTCAACCAGTTCCACGCCCATGGCATCGAGGTCATCCTCGACGTCGTCTACAATCACACCGCGGAAGGAAACGAACTCGGTCCGACGCTGTCATTCAAGGGCATCGACAACGCCAGCTATTACCGCCTGCTGCCGGACCAGCGGCGCTATTACATCAACGACACCGGTACCGGGAATACGGTGAATTTGTCGCACCCGCGCGTGCTGCAACTGGTCGCGGATTCCCTACGCTACTGGGCGACCGAGATGCGAGTCGACGGCTTCCGTTTCGACCTCGCCACCATCCTGGCACGGGAGCCCTACGGGTTCGACGAAGGCGGCGGCTTTCTCGATGCGTGCCGCCAGGACCCCGTGCTCTCCAGCGTCAAGCTGATCGCCGAGCCCTGGGACATCGGTCCGGGCGGCTATCAGGTCGGTCAGTTTCCGCCGGGATGGGCGGAGTGGAACGACAAATTCAGAGACACCGTGCGCGCTTTCTGGAAAGGCGACGAGGGTTCGATCGCGGACTTCGCCAAGCGCGTGTCTGGATCCGGCGATCTCTTCAACAAGCGCGGTCGCCGGCCATGGGCCAGCGTCAACTTCGTCACCGCCCATGACGGTTTCAATCTCAATGATCTCGTTTCGTACAATGACAAGCACAACGAGGCCAATGGCGAGGACAATCGCGATGGCCACAGCAACAATCACTCCTGGAACTGCGGCGCCGAGGGACCGACGGACGATCCGGAGATCATTGCCCTGCGCGAGCGCCAGAAGCGCAATCTGCTGGCAACCATGCTGTTGTCCCACGGCACGCCCATGCTGCTAGCCGGCGACGAATTCGGACACACCCAGCACGGCAACAACAACGCGTACGCCCAGGACAACGAGACCACATGGCTCGACTGGATGGGCATCACCGCGAATGGCCGCAGCCTACGCGAATTCACCCGCAAGCTGATCGCGACGCGCAAGGCATTTCCGATTCTCTACCGCAGCCGCTTCCTGGTCGGCTCACACAACGAAGAGCTGGACGTCAAGGATGTGACGTGGCTCGCGCCGTCTGGCGAGGAAATGACGACGGAGCAGTGGCAGGACGGCAACGCCAAATGTTTCGCTTTGCTGCTCGACGGCCGCGCCCAGGAGACCGGGATCAAGCGCCGCGGTTCGGACGCAACCATGCTGCTGATCTACAATGCTCATCACGACGTCGTCAATTTCACCTTGCCCGCGGTCGCCGAGGGACGCAGCTGGATCGGGTTGATCGACACCAATCAACCGGAGGGGCAGATGCCCGCATTCGAATTCGGGCATGTTTATGCGATGACCGGGCGATCCCTCGTGGTATTCGGCCTCGCGACCGAGAACATCGCCACGCGCCGCCTGCGCCAGGGCCTCGGCGCACTGCTTGACGTCGTGGAGGCGCCACTGCCGGGATAG
- a CDS encoding type II 3-dehydroquinate dehydratase gives MAARIMILNGPNLNFLGIREPHIYGSTTLDEIEASCKALADQLGVSMSFHQTNMEGELVSLIQSAHGNADAIIMNPAAYSFTSIALIDALKIFEGVKIEVHISNIHARDELHRHSITSSACTAVICGLGPYGYLAAMLAVVQRLGQLPETIAPALHGLAAGGKA, from the coding sequence ATGGCCGCAAGGATCATGATCCTCAACGGACCCAATCTCAATTTCCTCGGTATCCGCGAGCCTCACATCTACGGCTCGACGACGCTCGATGAGATCGAGGCGAGCTGCAAGGCGCTGGCCGATCAGCTCGGAGTCTCGATGTCGTTCCATCAAACGAACATGGAGGGCGAGCTCGTCAGCCTGATCCAGTCCGCCCATGGCAACGCGGACGCCATCATCATGAATCCCGCGGCCTATTCATTCACCTCGATCGCGCTGATCGATGCGCTGAAGATTTTCGAGGGTGTGAAGATCGAGGTGCATATCTCGAACATCCACGCGCGGGACGAGCTGCACCGCCATTCGATCACGTCGAGTGCCTGCACGGCGGTCATTTGCGGTCTCGGTCCATATGGCTATCTCGCCGCGATGCTCGCGGTCGTCCAACGGTTGGGGCAATTGCCTGAGACCATCGCACCGGCTCTGCACGGGCTTGCGGCCGGCGGCAAGGCGTAA
- a CDS encoding DUF2934 domain-containing protein — protein sequence MDERQKIEHQIELATRAAALVKDETTVQRFKNFAEELKQKLLRMMRRGKVRARAYELWEQAGRPVDRDVEFWLEAERQIEEERDQRRLSDPSDKR from the coding sequence GTGGACGAGCGGCAAAAGATAGAGCACCAGATCGAACTCGCAACGCGAGCGGCTGCGCTCGTCAAAGACGAAACCACCGTCCAGCGATTCAAGAACTTCGCCGAGGAGCTTAAGCAAAAGCTGCTTCGCATGATGCGGCGCGGCAAGGTACGAGCGCGCGCGTACGAACTCTGGGAGCAGGCCGGTCGCCCGGTCGATCGGGACGTGGAGTTTTGGCTCGAGGCCGAACGGCAGATCGAAGAAGAGCGCGATCAGCGGAGGCTCTCGGATCCCTCAGACAAACGATAG
- a CDS encoding DUF3606 domain-containing protein: MRRSKPQPIRNKLDLADPTQVRLVRKRLGLSDAELTSIVERIGNSIAAISKEAALQRATTLPKPDDVPPVAVITSATVGERATRK; this comes from the coding sequence ATGCGCCGCTCGAAGCCGCAGCCGATCCGCAACAAACTCGACTTGGCCGACCCTACTCAGGTGCGCCTCGTCAGAAAGCGTCTCGGGCTATCCGATGCGGAGCTGACCAGCATCGTGGAGCGGATCGGCAACTCGATTGCGGCGATCAGCAAGGAGGCGGCGCTGCAAAGGGCAACCACGCTGCCCAAGCCAGACGATGTGCCTCCTGTCGCCGTGATTACTTCTGCGACGGTCGGCGAACGGGCGACGCGCAAGTGA